The following are encoded in a window of Hippoglossus stenolepis isolate QCI-W04-F060 chromosome 10, HSTE1.2, whole genome shotgun sequence genomic DNA:
- the LOC118116083 gene encoding histone H4, giving the protein MSGRGKGGKGLGKGGAKRHRKVLRDNIQGITKPAIRRLARRGGVKRISGLIYEETRGVLKVFLENVIRDAVTYTEHAKRKTVTAMDVVYALKRQGRTLYGFGG; this is encoded by the coding sequence ATGTCTGGacgaggaaagggaggaaaagggctCGGTAAAGGAGGCGCAAAGCGTCACCGCAAAGTTCTCCGTGATAACATCCAGGGAATTACCAAGCCCGCCATCCGCCGCCTGGCTCGCCGTGGCGGAGTGAAGCGTATCTCCGGTCTGATCTACGAGGAGACCCGCGGCGTGTTGAAGGTTTTCCTGGAGAATGTGATCCGCGATGCTGTCACCTACACCGAGCACGCCAAGAGGAAGACCGTGACCGCCATGGACGTGGTGTATGCTCTGAAGAGACAGGGCCGCACTCTGTACGGCTTCGGTGGATAA
- the LOC118116046 gene encoding histone H2A — MSGRGKTGGKARAKAKTRSSRAGLQFPVGRVHRLLRKGNYAHRVGAGAPVYLAAVLEYLTAEILELAGNAARDNKKSRIIPRHLQLAVRNDEELNKLLGGVTIAQGGVLPNIQAVLLPKKTEKAPKSK, encoded by the coding sequence ATGTCTGGCAGAGGTAAAACCGGCGGAAAGGCCAGAGCGAAGGCAAAGACTCGCTCGTCCCGCGCTGGGCTCCAGTTCCCCGTCGGTCGTGTCCACAGGCTGCTGCGTAAAGGCAACTACGCACATCGCGTTGGTGCCGGCGCCCCCGTCTACCTGGCGGCTGTGCTGGAGTACCTGACCGCTGAGATCCTGGAGCTGGCTGGAAACGCCGCCCGCGACAACAAGAAGAGCCGTATCATCCCCCGCCACCTGCAGCTGGCCGTCCGCAACGACGAGGAGCTCAACAAACTCCTGGGCGGAGTGACCATCGCTCAGGGCGGCGTGCTGCCCAACATCCAGGCTGTTCTGTTGCCCAAGAAGACCGAGAAGGCCCCCAAGTCCAAGTAA
- the LOC118116034 gene encoding histone H3 codes for MARTKQTARKSTGGKAPRKQLATKAARKSAPATGGVKKPHRYRPGTVALREIRRYQKSTELLIRKLPFQRLVREIAQDFKTDLRFQSSAVMALQEASEAYLVGLFEDTNLCAIHAKRVTIMPKDIQLARRIRGERA; via the coding sequence ATGGCAAGAACCAAGCAGACTGCGCGTAAATCCACCGGAGGCAAAGCCCCCAGGAAGCAACTGGCCACCAAGGCTGCTCGTAAGAGCGCCCCGGCCACCGGCGGCGTGAAGAAGCCTCACCGTTACAGGCCCGGTACCGTGGCTCTGAGAGAGATCCGTCGCTACCAGAAATCGACGGAGCTGCTGATCCGCAAGCTGCCCTTCCAGCGCCTGGTCAGAGAAATCGCTCAGGATTTCAAGACCGACCTGCGCTTCCAGAGCTCCGCTGTCATGGCTCTGCAGGAGGCCAGCGAGGCTTACCTGGTCGGCCTGTTTGAGGACACCAACCTGTGCGCCATCCACGCCAAGAGGGTTACCATCATGCCCAAGGACATACAGCTGGCCCGCCGCATCCGCGGAGAGAGAgcttaa
- the LOC118116066 gene encoding histone H2B: MPEPAKPAPKKGSKKAVAKAPGKGGKKRRKSRKESYAIYVYKVLKQVHPDTGISSKAMGIMNCFVSDIFERIAGEASRLAHYNKRSTITSREIQTAVRLLLPGELAKHAVSEGTKAVTKYTSSK; encoded by the coding sequence ATGCCTGAACCAGCGAAGCCTGCGCCCAAGAAGGGCTCCAAGAAAGCGGTGGCGAAGGCCCCCGGTAAGGgcggaaagaagaggagaaagtccagGAAGGAGAGCTACGCCATCTACGTGTACAAGGTGCTGAAGCAGGTCCACCCCGACACTGGGATCTCCTCCAAGGCCATGGGCATCATGAACTGCTTCGTGAGCGACATCTTCGAGCGCATCGCCGGTGAGGCCTCTCGTCTGGCTCATTACAACAAGCgctccaccatcacctccagggAGATTCAGACCGccgtccgcctgctgctgcccggGGAGCTGGCTAAACACGCCGTGTCTGAGGGCACCAAGGCCGTGACCAAGTACACCAGCTCCAAGTAA
- the LOC118116032 gene encoding histone H3, which yields MARTKQTARKSTGGKAPRKQLATKAARKSAPATGGVKKPHRYRPGTVALREIRRYQKSTELLIRKLPFQRLVREIAQDFKTDLRFQSSAVMALQEASEAYLVGLFEDTNLCAIHAKRVTIMPKDIQLARRIRGERA from the coding sequence ATGGCAAGAACCAAGCAGACCGCGCGTAAATCCACCGGAGGCAAAGCCCCCAGGAAGCAACTGGCCACCAAGGCTGCTCGTAAGAGCGCCCCGGCCACCGGCGGCGTGAAGAAGCCTCACCGTTACAGGCCCGGTACCGTGGCTCTGAGAGAGATCCGTCGCTACCAGAAATCGACGGAGCTGCTGATCCGCAAGCTGCCCTTCCAGCGCCTGGTCAGAGAAATCGCTCAGGATTTCAAGACCGACCTGCGCTTCCAGAGCTCCGCTGTCATGGCTCTGCAGGAGGCCAGCGAGGCTTACCTGGTCGGCCTGTTTGAGGACACCAACCTGTGCGCCATCCACGCCAAGAGGGTTACCATCATGCCCAAGGACATACAGCTGGCCCGCCGCATCCGCGGAGAGAGAgcttaa